In one window of Arachis ipaensis cultivar K30076 chromosome B06, Araip1.1, whole genome shotgun sequence DNA:
- the LOC107646578 gene encoding pectinesterase-like: AVVSILLVVGVVVGAVVVVNNNGTGNNGGELKTSNKAVSAVCQSADDQKLCHDVLTPVNSSNPKDYITQVVKFSTESVLKALNMSDRLMVESVANGTSDGGVKMALDDCKDLLQSAIHELEASGVFVNSQSLPEVFTNSAELKNWLGAVIAYQQSCLDGFDTDGEKHVQGQLQSESLDSVMKLTALALDVVAGVSKVLSELGLNLTNRPVRRLLGLDKYGFPSWLYPHDRKLINEASQGSIVPNAVVAKDGSGQYKTVLEAINAYPKKHQGRWVIYVKAGIYDEYITVDKAKRNIYMYGDGPAKTIITGRKNFAEGVKTMRTATFTTVAEGFIAKGIAFENTAGPGGHQAVALRVMGDRSAFFDCAFRGHQDTLYAHAHRQFYRNCEISGTIDFIFGYASTYIQNSKIIVRKPKANQQNIIVADGTDQKNMPSGVVLHNCQILAEPSLEAENGKVRTFLARPWKAFSRAVFIENTIGGFINKEGYIPWSPAAPNNEHAYFGEFGNIGAGADASGRVKWAKGLISKDEASQFTVDNFLQANSWLHDTGFPFDASFTKN; encoded by the coding sequence GCTGTTGTTTCAATTCTACTTGTAGTAGGAGTTGTTGTTGGTGCCGTGGTAGTTGTGAACAACAACGGCACCGGAAACAATGGAGGAGAGTTGAAGACGTCGAACAAGGCGGTGAGCGCAGTGTGTCAAAGCGCCGATGATCAGAAGCTCTGCCACGACGTGCTGACACCTGTGAACTCATCAAATCCCAAGGACTACATCACGCAGGTGGTGAAATTCTCCACGGAAAGCGTGTTGAAAGCCCTTAACATGAGCGACAGGCTCATGGTGGAGAGCGTGGCCAACGGCACCAGCGACGGAGGCGTCAAGATGGCTCTGGACGACTGCAAAGACCTCTTGCAATCAGCGATCCACGAGCTTGAGGCCTCCGGCGTGTTTGTGAACAGCCAATCGCTTCCGGAAGTGTTCACAAACAGTGCGGAGCTGAAGAACTGGTTGGGCGCCGTGATCGCCTACCAGCAATCTTGCCTTGACGGGTTCGACACCGATGGGGAGAAGCATGTCCAAGGTCAGTTGCAGAGCGAGAGCTTGGATAGCGTGATGAAGCTCACCGCCTTGGCCCTGGATGTTGTCGCCGGTGTCTCTAAGGTTCTGTCTGAGTTAGGGCTCAACTTGACCAACAGGCCCGTTCGTCGCCTCCTTGGGCTTGATAAATATGGCTTCCCAAGTTGGTTGTACCCTCATGACCGTAAGCTCATCAATGAGGCCAGCCAGGGTTCCATTGTCCCGAACGCTGTTGTTGCCAAGGATGGTAGTGGCCAGTACAAGACTGTTTTGGAAGCCATTAATGCTTACCCCAAGAAACACCAAGGCAGGTGGGTTATCTATGTTAAGGCTGGTATCTACGACGAGTACATCACCGTCGACAAGGCCAAGCGTAACATCTACATGTACGGTGATGGCCCCGCCAAAACCATCATCACCGGTCGCAAGAACTTCGCTGAAGGTGTCAAGACCATGAGGACTGCCACCTTCACCACCGTTGCTGAGGGATTCATTGCTAAGGGTATTGCTTTTGAGAACACCGCCGGTCCAGGTGGACACCAAGCAGTGGCCCTCCGCGTGATGGGTGACCGCTCAGCCTTCTTCGACTGCGCGTTCCGTGGCCACCAAGATACCTTGTACGCCCATGCTCACCGTCAGTTCTATCGCAACTGCGAAATTAGCGGCACCATTGACTTCATCTTCGGCTACGCTTCAACCTACATCCAGAACTCCAAGATCATCGTGAGGAAGCCCAAGGCAAACCAGCAGAACATCATCGTTGCTGACGGTACCGACCAGAAGAACATGCCATCGGGTGTAGTCCTCCATAACTGCCAGATCTTGGCAGAGCCAAGCCTGGAAGCAGAGAACGGGAAGGTGAGAACCTTCTTGGCAAGACCATGGAAGGCGTTCTCGAGGGCAGTGTTCATTGAGAACACCATCGGTGGCTTCATCAACAAGGAGGGTTACATTCCATGGTCACCAGCTGCCCCCAACAACGAGCACGCATACTTTGGTGAGTTCGGAAACATTGGAGCTGGTGCTGATGCTTCTGGAAGGGTCAAGTGGGCCAAGGGTCTTATCTCCAAGGATGAGGCTTCTCAGTTCACTGTTGACAATTTCCTCCAAGCTAACTCATGGTTGCACGACACTGGTTTTCCTTTTGATGCTAGCTTCACCAAGAACTAA